One segment of Rosa chinensis cultivar Old Blush chromosome 6, RchiOBHm-V2, whole genome shotgun sequence DNA contains the following:
- the LOC112174344 gene encoding thermospermine synthase ACAULIS5, translating to MGEAVEFFHLNGFLSSKFDRHDEVLINNNVNGNINHEDIDGSGSWYEETIDDDLKWSFALNGVLHKGVSEYQEIALLDTKRFGKVLVIDGKMQSAEVDEFIYHECLIHPALLSHPKPKNVFIMGGGEGSAAREALRHKLLDKVVMCDIDQEVVDFCRRHLTVNQKAFAHNKLNLVINDAKAELDKSCEKFDIIVGDLADPVEGGPCYQLYTKSFYENILKPKLNHGGIFVTQAGPAGIFTHKEVFTSIFNTIKQVFKYVVVYAAHIPSFADTWGWVMASDEPFSMNAEKMDRRIEERIDGELNYLNGALFMSSATMNKTVSSSLLKETHVYTEEDARFIHGHGVAYRN from the exons GTCATCAAAATTTGATCGTCATGACGAAGTACTCATCAACAATAACGTTAACGGTAACATTAACCATGAAGATATAGATGGTTCTGGCAGCTGGTACGAAGAGACCATTGACGATGATCTGAAATGGTCATTTGCTCTTAATGG TGTTCTGCACAAGGGGGTGAGCGAGTATCAGGAGATAGCTCTACTGGATACCAAGCGTTTTGGCAAG GTATTGGTGATTGATGGGAAGATGCAGAGTGCAGAAGTGGACGAGTTTATATATCATGAATGCTTAATACATCCTGCCCTTTTATCTCACCCAAA GCCTAAGAATGTGTTCATTATGGGAGGTGGGGAAGGGTCAGCTGCAAGAGAAGCCCTTAGGCACAAATTACTTGACAAAGTGGTTATGTGTGACATAGATCAG GAGGTGGTTGATTTCTGTCGCAGGCATTTGACAGTGAACCAAAAGGCCTTTGCTCACAATAAGCTTAACCTTGTTATCAATGATGCCAA GGCTGAATTGGATAAGAGCTGTGAAAAATTCGACATCATAGTGGGAGATTTAGCAGACCCAGTTGAAGGAGGGCCTTGCTATCAGCTTTACACAAAATCCTTCTATGAGAACATTCTCAAACCCAAGCTTAATCATGGGGGCATTTTTGTGACCCAG GCTGGACCAGCGGGCATTTTCACCCACAAAGAGGTCTTCACCTCTATATTCAACACCATCAAACAGGTCTTCAAGT ACGTTGTGGTTTATGCAGCTCACATACCTTCTTTTGCCGATACATGGGGATGGGTCATG GCCTCGGATGAACCTTTCTCTATGAATGCTGAGAAAATGGACAGAAGGATCGAGGAAAGAATTGACGGGGAGTTAAACTACTTGAATGGTGCTCTGTTCATGTCCTCTGCAACCATGAACAAAACTGTTTCTTCATC GTTGTTGAAAGAAACTCATGTCTACACTGAAGAAGATGCTAGGTTTATTCATGGACATGGGGTCGCTTACCGCAACTAG